The DNA region GAGGGCCTGCGCATGATCATCTCGCTCGGCGTGGCGGTGCCGCGCTGGACCAGTCCGGACGCCGCGAAGGCCAGCCTTGCGCCGCCCCGGGAGGGTCTTTAACATCCCGCTCCCTTCAGCGTCTTCCCGCGGCGGCGGCGGGCGCAGCCCTCGAGGAACCGAATCTCATGCGTAGCCACTACTGCGGCGAAGTCAACGAGTCGCTGATCGGCCGGGAAGCCACCGTGGTGGGCTGGGTCCACCGGCGGCGCGACCATGGCGGCGTGATTTTCATCGACCTGCGGGACCGCGAGGGGCTGTTGCAGGTCGTGTTCAACCCGGACGACGCGGCGACCTTCGCCCTCGCGGAGAGCGCCCGCTCGGAGTTCGTCCTGCAGGTCCGCGGCGAGATCCGCGCGCGGCCGGAGGGCACGGTGAACCCGTCGCTGGCTTCCGGCCAGGTGGAGCTGGTGGCGCGTCGGCTGACCGTGCTCAACCGCAGCGAGACGCCGCCGTTTCACCACGACGAACCCGCCGGCGAGGACCTGCGCCTGCGCTATCGCTACCTGGACCTGCGCCGCCCGGAGATGCTCGACAATCTCCGCCTCCGGCACCGGGTCACGCGGGCATTGCGCGCCTTCCTCGATGCGCACGGTTTCGTCGATGTCGAGACGCCCATCCTGACCAAGGCCACGCCGGAGGGCGCGCGCGACTACCTCGTCCCGGCGCGCAACTTCGCCGGCAAGTTCTACGCCTTGCCGCAGTCGCCGCAGCTGTTCAAGCAGCTGCTGATGATGTCGGGCCTCGATCGCTACTACCAGATCGCGCGCTGCTTCCGCGACGAGGACCTGCGCGCCGATCGCCAGCCGGAATTCACCCAGCTCGACGTCGAGACCTCGTTCATGGACGAGGCGGGCATCACCGACCTGATGGAATCGATGGTGCGGGAGTTGTTCCGCGACGTGCTGGACGTGGCGCTGCCGGAGTCTTTTCCGCGCATGGCGTGGGCGGAGGCCATGGAGCGTTTCGGCACCGACCGGCCGGACCTGCGCAACCCGCTGGAGCTGGTGGAAGTCGCCGACCTGGTTGCGAACGTGGAGTTCAAGGTCTTCGCCGGGCCGGCGGTTGATCCGAAGGGACGCGTGGCGGCGCTGCGCGTGCCGGGCGGCGGCAGCCTGACGCGCAAGGAGATCGACGAGTACACCGCTTTCGTCGGCCGCTACGGTGCGCGCGGCCTCGCCTACATCAAGGTCAACGACGCCGCGGCGGGGCGCGACGGCCTGCAGTCGCCGATCCTGAAGTTCCTGCCCGACGAGGCCATCTCCGGGATCATGTCCCGCACCGGCGCCGAGACCGGTGACCTGGTGTTCTTCGGCGCCGACAAGGCGAAGGTGGTGAACGATGCGCTCGGCGCGCTGCGCGACAAGCTCGGCATGGACCTCGGCCTGCTCGCGGCCGGCTGGCGGCCGCTGTGGGTGGTCGATTTCCCCATGTTCGAGTGGGACGAGGGCGAGAAGCGCTGGTTCGCCCTGCACCATCCCTTCACCGCGCCCGCGGTGGACGATTACGCGGCGCTGGCGGCGGACCCGGGCAACGCCCTGTCGCGCGCCTACGACATGGTCCTCAACGGCTCCGAGATCGGCGGGGGTTCCATCCGTATCCATGACCGCGCCATGCAGCAGGCCGTGTTCCAGCTCCTCGGCATCGAGGAAGAAGAGGCGCGTGCCAAGTTCGGCTTCCTGCTGGACGCCTTGAAGTACGGCTGCCCGCCGCACGGCGGCATCGCCTTCGGCATCGACCGCATGGTGATGCTGATGGCCGGCGCATCCAGCATCCGCGAAGTCATCGCCTTCCCGAAGACCCAGACGGCGAGCTGTCCGCTGACCGATGCGCCGAGCGAAGTGCCGGACAAGCAGCTGCGCGAGCTGTCCATCCGGGTGCGCAAGCCGGCGGCCGAGTAGGACCGGCGCGACGCCCGGTCCGGCGGTTCCACGGCATGGCGGAAAACGGATCCCAGCCTTCCGGCACGGCGCACAAGCGGCCCGAGTCCGTGCTGGTGGTGGTCTACACCGCGGACCTCGAAGTGCTGCTGCTGGAACGGCATGTCCCGGCCGGCTGGTGGCAGTCCGTGACCGGCAGCCTCGAGGTAGATGAACAACCCTGGGAAGCCGCGGTGCGCGAGCTGCGCGAGGAAACCGGCTTGAGCGCGCACGGCCTGCTGGACCTCGGGGTCAACGAGCGCTTCACGATCGCGCCGGCCTGGCGCGAGCGGTTCGCGCCGGGCGTCACCGAGAACCTGGAGCATGCCTTCGCCCTGCGGTTACCGGAGCGCGTCGAGATCGCGCTCGATTCCACCGAGCATGTGCGTTACGAGTGGCTGCCGCTGCAGGCGGCCATGGAGCGCGCCACGTCGCCGACCAACCGCGCCGCGATCGAGCTCATCGGCCGCTTCGCCGCCAGCTGCTGAGGCGATGGCTCAGGAACCGCGCTTGAGCTGTTTTTGGCGCGCCTCCCAGCGTTCCCGCGCAACGCGCCGCAGATCGGCCACCGCATCCTTCTCGTCCAGGATCTCGATTCCCAGCAGGGTCTCGAGCAGGTCTTCCACCGTGAGGACCCCGGCCGTGACACCGTACTCGTCCACGACGATGGCCAGCTGCTGACGCCGCTCGAGCAGTTGCGGCAACACGGTCGCCAGCGACAGGCTCTCAGGCACGAACAAAGCTTCCCGCTCGAGCTCCGCGAGCGTGCGATGCCCCTCGCCGGTGCCCATGGCGGCGAGCAGGTCGTCCTTGAACACGATGCCGGTGACCTTGTCGATCTCCTCCTCGAAAACCGGGATACGCGAATGCGGCAAATCAGGATGCTCGGCCAGGAATTCCGCCACCGTGTCGGCCTGGTCGCCGGCCACCACTACCGGACGGGGGGTCATCACGTCGTGCACCCGCAGCCGGTTGAGGCTCAGCAGGTTGTTGATCACCGCCGCCTCGCGCTCGTCCAGCTGGCCCTCGGCCCGGCCCATCTCCGTCATCGCGAGAAACTCGGCATGGCTGAAGACCGGCAGCGACTTGTCTTTCTTCAGGTGGCGCGTGATCACCTGGCTCATCCACACCAGCGGCCAGAGCACGAAGATCAGGACCTTGAGACTCGCGACCGTCATCGGCGCGAGGCGCTCCCAGTTGTTCGCCCCGATGGTTTTCGGAATGATCTCCGAGAGCACCAGGATGGCCAGCGTCGTCACGGCGGCGACGATGGCCTCGAAGCCGATCACGATGCCGAAGACGTCGAACCCTTCGCTGCTCCAGATCCGGCTGGCCTGGGCCCCGACGCCGATGGCGCCGACCGTATGCGCGATGGTGTTGAGCGTGAGGATGGCCGACAGGGGCCGGTCGATGTCCTGCTTGAACTCCATCAGCAGGCGCCCCGTGGCGGTGCCGTCAGCATTGGCCCGCGTCACGTAGCTCGGCGTGATGGAGAGCAGCACCGATTCCCACATCGAGCAGGCGAAAGAGACGATGATGGCCAGGCAGAAAAACACGATCAGCAGGGTCATGGTTTTGTCAGCGCCTTCAGTTCGTAGAGGAGTGCCTGCGCCTCCCGCGGCGTCAGGGTGTCGGGATCGATCGGCTCGAGACGGGCGCGAAGGGCGTCGGCGCGCTCTTCGGCCACGGCGTCGGCGGGTGCGGGATCGAACAGGGGCAACTCGGCCTGGGGCCCGCTGGCCGCCGCGCGATCCTGTTCCAGTTCGCGCAGGTAGTCGCGCGCGCGGCGGATGACGTCGGGCGGCACCCCGGCCAGCGCCGCCACCTGCAGGCCGTAGCTCTGGTTGGCGGGACCTTCCCGCACGCTGTGGAGGAACACCAGCTTGCCGGCATGCTCGGTCGCGTCGAGGTGCACGTTCGCGCAGGCGGGCAACTCCCGGGCCAGCGCGGTCAGCTCGAAGTAATGGGTCGCGAACAGCGTGAACGCGCCGATCTCCGCGCCGATGTGATGCGCGCAGGCCCAGGCCAGCGACAGGCCGTCGAAGGTGCTCGTGCCGCGCCCGATCTCGTCCATCAGCACGAGACTGTGGTCCGTCGCGTTGTTCAGGATATTGGCCGCCTCGGTCATTTCCACCATGAACGTGGACCGCCCGCCGGCGAGATCGTCCGAGGCCCCGATGCGGGTGAAGATCCGGTCCACGGGCCCCAGCTCGGCCGCCGCGGCCGGCACGAAGCTGCCCGCGTAGGCCAGGATCACGATCAGCGCGGCCTGGCGCATGTAGGTGGACTTGCCGCCCATGTTGGGTCCGGTGATGACCAGCATGCGGCGCTGCCCGTCGAGTGCCAGGTCGTTCGGGATGAAGGGCTCGCTGGAGACCCGTTCCACCACCAGGTGACGCCCGCCGCGAATCTCCAGCCGCGGCTGGTCGAGCAGCCTGGGGCGGCTGAGATCCAGCGCGGCGG from Wenzhouxiangella sp. XN24 includes:
- the aspS gene encoding aspartate--tRNA ligase, which encodes MRSHYCGEVNESLIGREATVVGWVHRRRDHGGVIFIDLRDREGLLQVVFNPDDAATFALAESARSEFVLQVRGEIRARPEGTVNPSLASGQVELVARRLTVLNRSETPPFHHDEPAGEDLRLRYRYLDLRRPEMLDNLRLRHRVTRALRAFLDAHGFVDVETPILTKATPEGARDYLVPARNFAGKFYALPQSPQLFKQLLMMSGLDRYYQIARCFRDEDLRADRQPEFTQLDVETSFMDEAGITDLMESMVRELFRDVLDVALPESFPRMAWAEAMERFGTDRPDLRNPLELVEVADLVANVEFKVFAGPAVDPKGRVAALRVPGGGSLTRKEIDEYTAFVGRYGARGLAYIKVNDAAAGRDGLQSPILKFLPDEAISGIMSRTGAETGDLVFFGADKAKVVNDALGALRDKLGMDLGLLAAGWRPLWVVDFPMFEWDEGEKRWFALHHPFTAPAVDDYAALAADPGNALSRAYDMVLNGSEIGGGSIRIHDRAMQQAVFQLLGIEEEEARAKFGFLLDALKYGCPPHGGIAFGIDRMVMLMAGASSIREVIAFPKTQTASCPLTDAPSEVPDKQLRELSIRVRKPAAE
- the nudB gene encoding dihydroneopterin triphosphate diphosphatase, whose protein sequence is MAENGSQPSGTAHKRPESVLVVVYTADLEVLLLERHVPAGWWQSVTGSLEVDEQPWEAAVRELREETGLSAHGLLDLGVNERFTIAPAWRERFAPGVTENLEHAFALRLPERVEIALDSTEHVRYEWLPLQAAMERATSPTNRAAIELIGRFAASC
- a CDS encoding hemolysin family protein; translated protein: MTLLIVFFCLAIIVSFACSMWESVLLSITPSYVTRANADGTATGRLLMEFKQDIDRPLSAILTLNTIAHTVGAIGVGAQASRIWSSEGFDVFGIVIGFEAIVAAVTTLAILVLSEIIPKTIGANNWERLAPMTVASLKVLIFVLWPLVWMSQVITRHLKKDKSLPVFSHAEFLAMTEMGRAEGQLDEREAAVINNLLSLNRLRVHDVMTPRPVVVAGDQADTVAEFLAEHPDLPHSRIPVFEEEIDKVTGIVFKDDLLAAMGTGEGHRTLAELEREALFVPESLSLATVLPQLLERRQQLAIVVDEYGVTAGVLTVEDLLETLLGIEILDEKDAVADLRRVARERWEARQKQLKRGS